Part of the Salvelinus fontinalis isolate EN_2023a chromosome 1, ASM2944872v1, whole genome shotgun sequence genome is shown below.
GCTACAAAGAGAAGAAGGAGCttgtgaaggagaaagagaagagggcaAGGGAGATGAAGGGGGTGTTCAAGGTTGGGCTGTACCGGCCAGAGGCCCAGCCCCTGGTCCCTCTGCCGCAGGCCCCAGTTGCCACAATCAAAGCCAGGGTGAGAGGGCACAGCTTAAGACTGACTCAGTATACTGCTGACAtgtctatagatgttatatccatcGTCCTTGGGAGTCACTGTTCAATCATTGATTTGATGAAGATGTAATTGACTCATCACCGGAGGTTCAACTTCGATGTGCCCAAAATTCATTAGCATATAAGAATAGAAGAACTGGTGTTCTTAGTGGTTGTTACATGGCCATAACTTGGCCGTTCCCCCCAACCAGGCAACAACGCTAGTGGTCCAGCCCCAATCCACCAGAGTGACTCGCTCCACCAGGCCCCCAAGGTGACTTTTTTCCTGCCAAGTCTACATTTGTTCTGCACATGTCTTTATATAAGATTTTCTGTCACATTATTTAGTCAAGAACTACAATAGCTGCTTTTTTGAATAACCATATAATTTACCATATGCAGTTTTTTTCTCTGTTCCATTGACCTTGGCAACACAGCCTATTGACACTTCCTGTTTCAAGAAAAGGTTGGTGTTTCTTTACCCCCACTTTACCTCTAAAACAATTAGTCCAGCCTTTATCATCTTTAAATTGTTTGCTTGATTCAACACTTGCTGACCCTTGACCTCTACCTGGTTCTGGCTTAGTTGAACCAGCTGTGGTCAGGTCAGCCAGAAGGACCAGGATTGCTATAGGTAACACTCCTAACCATGACAACAATCTGTCAACTGTACTACACACAGCTATTCTTTATATTACTCTCCACGCCTTTTGTTTTGCCAATTATTTGACCCTGATAAACATATCCTTGACTTGAAACTCATGACTGTTATTTTTCCACTTTCCTGCAGTTGAACCAGTAGTCAGAGCCCCATCCACAAGGTCAGCTAATAGGCCTCGGGTCTCTGTGGCCCCTGTGGCAAAGGACAAACCTGCTGCAGCTCCCAAGACCAGATCAAAAGCCAAGCAGTCTGCAGCACCACCTGTTGGCAGAGGGAGGAACACCAGGGGTAAGCATTGGCAGCTGACTTCCCAACCTTGTTATGCACCATTCTTTAACAACATTTTGTGTGCTTTTCGACATGTTATTTCTGCATTCAAAAATAATGATTTGGCATTCTCTTTAGGAAAAGCTATGAGCAATAAGCAGGCTGCTGTGAAAGTGGACAAGCCATTAGAGGAGCCTAGGGCTGCCAGCCCCACACCCCTTAGTGCAGAGGAGCAGGAGGATGAGAAGATGGTAGAAGACCTTGTTCATCCAGCTCCAGAACCTGTCTCAGCCCAGGCCGACTGTATCCCCCCTTCAGCCTCCAACTTGTTCTCATTCCCCCCCCAGGGCTTTGTGTTCCAGGCCCCAGCCAGCCTGTCCTCcttcaaccccaaccctctcaCTCCCCGCTCTGCAGACTCCTTTTTCAAACCCAGGTAACTTTGTGTGTGACTCCTCACATCTATGGACCTTCATCCTCTCTATGGTCCTTTGTCTTCTCTATGGACCTTTATCCTCTCTTCTCTTGACCTTTATCCTCTCTCTGCACCTTCTCGAATGGCATTGGAGGAAGCATTTACCTCAGATTTTCTCTTCCAATGGGGTTTGAGAAGTCGAGGAGAGGATTCGAGGAAATCCTTtttagggcagcaggtagcctagcggttaagagtgttgggccagtaaccgaaaggttgatggTTGGAACCCCCGAGCTGATTAGGTGTAAAATCTGTCCATGTGccctaattgcttctgtaagtTGCGCTGCGTAAGAGCGTCTGCGAAATTACTGAAATTTTAATATTTCTTCACTCTTTTCTGATCAGTCTATATCCCTCTAACATATTGTAACgacttataaacccagggtcgttacaatataaaCTCTCTCTATTCCCTTTCAATAAATTCATATTTACTAGGTTTAGTCAGATTCATTGATTCAGAGAATGAAAAACTGGTTGATATACCATTACTACTTATTAAAATATGACAGGCTGTCATTTTTTATCTTTGTATGTATTAAACTTTTGTCATCCTCTCCAGTGTCTCAGTTCTACACCCTGTTCAACTCTGGCCATCTGATAACCTGGTGCCCAAAATGGAGCTCAGTGCCCTCTCTCCTGCCAAGTCCCCTGTTCACTCCCCACCTCGCCCTTCTCCTACTCTTGCCCCTCGGTGTCTTCCGAGTCCCAAGGAACCAGAGCATGATGTGCCCTACTTCAGGTGAGGGTTAATATGTGAAACCAAGTCATCAGCTATGTTCCTGACTCAGACTAGTATTGGTGTGTCATGTGAatgtctgtccgtgtgtctgtcAGGTTAGTGGTAGTCAGTGAGACAGAGAGGCTGACAGAATTTTGTCAGCAGTGGGAGCCCAGGGTGGTTGATGCCTTTGTCCCTGAAGAGAGTGAGTGACTCATGTGTTTTATCCATTATATGCTGTGGATTCTGATTTCTATAAGCAAAAAATACATCACACCACATTTCCTCAATGTATCCTTCTCTCTCAATACCTTTCCTAACTGTGTTGACCTCCATCCCTGTGAAGTGTGTGACCGTATGCGTACGGCGGTGGGCCAGGCTGCTGATGGAGAGGTTTGGTCAGTTCTCTGGCCTGGTGGATGACTGTGAGCTGGGCAGAGGAGAGAAGATCACCACCTGCACTGACCTGCAAGGCTTCTGGGACATGGTGTACTACCAGGTGGGTTAATGAGGACATGGTCTACTGTGTGTGTAAAATTAGATGAACAAACAGTCAGACACTGGTGGTTAAACTCTGTTTGTGCCTGTCTGTTAACACTACAGCTAAACAATACTAGCTACCTCTAGGAAGAATTACCACCTAGATTGGTACAGCATCCTGAAAGGTTGAAAATGTGGATTCAAGCTTTCTAAAAAGGgcaacccctcttctctctctccacttgttTGACTCTTCCTCTTTCAGGTAGAGGACGTGAACAAGAAGTTTGGTGCTCTGAAGGAGGCAGAGTCTAAAGGTTGGCAGGAGGAAAGCAAATCCCCACCACGACAGAGGAAGGTGGTCAAGAAGCTGCCCTCTGCTCTGGTGGCTAAGCCTGCCAGTGGTGCTGTCGCCAAGTCTCGTCTGGTTGCCATCAAGGCTGCAATAAAGGCCAAGCAGCAGGCTGCAAAGGCAGCGCAGGCCCAGGCAGTGCTGTGGACGACCCTGCTCCAGCTCCCGAGGACCCCCAGGCGGAGACCCAGGCCCCAGAACCATCGGTGGTGATGTTCCAGGGAGGCTTCTTCCAGGTGGAGAGTCCTGCCAAACTCACAGGTGAGACTCGTACCTCCACCGTTCTTCACCCAAGCTTCCCCTCAACTGCTGTGATGCTCAGAGATATTGttatgttctgttaattactgatgTCCCCTTTAAGAATGGAGCACCCTTGGTCATGCGCAGTGTTCTATGTTATTCTGGTACTAACTCGTTTTAGTAAATGTGAAGCTCCAGTTCAATTTCTTGTATTCAGAGTCTTATTATATAAATAAGTAATAAGAGCTAAGAAAATACAATGGTGACGAGGATGATTACCTGCAGTGTGCATCACGAATGCAGATGGAGCTCGTAGGAAGAGAGGAAGATTTTAACCCTGTAAGAGAGGAAGATGTTGACCCTGTAGCACAACAGCTAGCAAGCAGTGACGACGAGGGGAGAGCTGACGAGAACGAGGCGGCAGATCAAAGACCCGTGGAGCCGGCGGTAAAGAGAATGGCATCGGGAAAATAGATGTGTTTGATGACACGCAAGAAAACTGGGCAACTTACATTGAACGACTGGAACAGTACTTCATTGCAAACGACATTGCTGATAACAAGAGAGTACCAGCGTTGTTGAGTTTAATTGGCCCAAAAACATACAGTTTGCTAAGAGATCTGCCCCTCTGAAGCCCTCAAATAAAACATTCACAGAGATTGTGGAGATATTGCAAAATCACCTATCACTCCTCATCGTGGAATGTTTGTTTCCACAAGAGAGATCAGAATGAGGGGGAGGGTGTTAGTACATATGTAGCAGAGTTGAAGAAACTGTCTGAACATTGACAGTTTGGAGAGAACCTAAATGACACATTAAGGGATAGATTTGTTTGTGGACTGAAACATGAACACATTCAAAAACGTTTGCTCACAGAATCAGATCTCATGTTTGAAAAGGCTGTTGAAATTGCTGTGGCTATGGAAATCGCGACTAAAGATGCATTTGAGTTGCAAAGTAAAAGAAATACTGACCTATCACAAACTTCCCTGCACAAGTTCACGCAGCCGACAGCGCCCCCGTGTGGCCGAAAAATGCAACAGGCGTGACAGAGATGGTCACAGAACAGAGGACTGCCGTTTCAAAGACGAAATTTGTCACAAATGCAGTAGAAGGGGACACATTCAAAGAGCatgcagagcaaaattcagtcaCAACAGGAAAACTGAGAAAAGTAAAGGGTCTGTGAATGCACTAGCAGAGAACAGTGGCAGTGATTCAGATGAACGATTAATTGGTACAATGGAGTTGAACACAGTGACTTCTCCCAGCAGTAGCATAATATGGGTGACACCAGATATCGAAGGCAAACCCCAAATGCTCCACACGTTCCAGTCCAAAGAGAAAGGCACAGACCAAACACTGGAACACTTGCGAAAGAAATACAACACAGTTTTCAGTGATCAGATGGGAACAGTAAAAGGCTTCACAGCCAAACTTGTACTAAGAGATGACGCAACCCCAAAATTCTGCAAAGCCAGATCTGTTCCATACTCCCTGAGACCAAAGGTGGAAGCGGAAATCGATTGCTTGCAGGATACAGGGATCCTGATGAAAGTGGACAGAAGCGAATGGGCCACACCCATAGTTCCTATTGTGAAGAAAGACAGGTCTGTTAGAATGTGTGGGGACTTCAAGGTAACTGTGAATTCAATGTTGCATGTGGACCAATACCCCTTGCCACGTCTGGATGACATCTTTGCTGCACTAGCTGGTGGGAAACACTTCAGTAATATCGATCTGAAACAGGCTTACCTGCAGCTACCGGTTGAAGAGAGCTCCAAACAGTACctgacaaacaaacacaaagGTCTATACAGGTATAACCGCCTGGTTTTGGGCATTGCATCAGCCCCAGCCATTTGGCAATGAACTATTGACCAGATTTCGCAAGGGATCCCAGGAACCCAGTGTATCCTGGATGACATGATCATAACAGGACGCACCGACAAAGAGCACCTGGCTAACCTGGAAGAGGTCCTGAAAAGACTGAAAGAGTATGGTCTACAGGAAAACTTACAGAAGTGTGAGTTCTTCAAAGACAAAATTGTCTTCTGTGGACATGAAATCGACTGCAATGGATTGCACAAAACACAGTACAAATTTAGGCAGTGGTACAGGCACTACGACCACAAAATATCACAGAAGTGAGATCTTTTACGGGACTGATCAATTACTACAGAAGATTCCTCCCAAACCTTTCAGCAGTATTCCAGCCTCTAAATCAGCTCCTGGAAAAGAATAGGACATGGCGGTGGACAGAACAGTGTGAAAGTGCGTTTCTTGAGGCAAATCGACTCATCGCATCTGAACAGGTCCTGATGCATTACGACCCTGAACTGCCAGTGAAGTTGGCTTGTGATACGTCCCCTTATGGCTTAGGGGCCGTCCTTTCACATGCACTGAAAGATGGGTCAGAGAGGCCAGTTGCATTTGTGTCACAAACATTGAATGATGCAGAGAAAAACTACTCACAAATCGACAAAGAAGCACTGGCGCTAGTGTGGGGCGTCAAGAAATTCCACGCATACCTATATGGCAAGCGTTTCACACTGGTTACGGATCACCAGCCGTTGCTTTCCATTTTCAGTCCAAAGAAAGGCATTCCGGCAATGACAGCAGCCTGGTTACAGCGAGACGCCTTGTTCCTTGCCAGTCATATGTATGACATTGAGTTTAAGCCGTCATCCCTCCACACAAATGCAGATGGATTATCCAGACTGCCGTGTacgagagaaagacaaaggagtGTGGAGGCAGTGGACATTTTCCATACCGCTCAGCTCGAGGCACTACCGGTCACAAGCACAGTTATCAAATAGGAGACAAGGAAAGATGTGACCTTGTCAAAAGTGTACACCTACACCATGTCAGGATGGCCAGCTACAGGCAGAAAGGAGCTGACTCCGTATTTCCAGCGGAGAAATGAAATTACAACGTACCAAGGATGTTTGATGTGGGGAATGAGTCATGATA
Proteins encoded:
- the LOC129868036 gene encoding LOW QUALITY PROTEIN: disks large-associated protein 5-like (The sequence of the model RefSeq protein was modified relative to this genomic sequence to represent the inferred CDS: inserted 3 bases in 2 codons; substituted 1 base at 1 genomic stop codon), which produces MDSMEARFGHLRRRDTSVDMLRVKMFRRLSQSQENRDKALNSRRHLDNLPELXCSQLDMSVAENVSVVQENVPNAKQVKNAAVEERMKKLARYKEKKELVKEKEKRAREMKGVFKVGLYRPEAQPLVPLPQAPVATIKARATTLVVQPQSTRVTRSTRPPSLLTLPVSRKVEPAVVRSARRTRIAIVEPVVRAPSTRSANRPRVSVAPVAKDKPAAAPKTRSKAKQSAAPPVGRGRNTRGKAMSNKQAAVKVDKPLEEPRAASPTPLSAEEQEDEKMVEDLVHPAPEPVSAQADCIPPSASNLFSFPPQGFVFQAPASLSSFNPNPLTPRSADSFFKPSVSVLHPVQLWPSDNLVPKMELSALSPAKSPVHSPPRPSPTLAPRCLPSPKEPEHDVPYFRLVVVSETERLTEFCQQWEPRVVDAFVPEEMCDRMRTAVGQXLLMERFGQFSGLVDDCELGRGEKITTCTDLQGFWDMVYYQVEDVNKKFGALKEAESKGWQEESKSPPRQRKVVKKLPSALVAKPASGAVAKSRLVAIKAAIKAKQQAAKAAQAXGSAVDDPAPAPEDPQAETQAPEPSVVMFQGGFFQVESPAKLTGSVRRSTHVSAMPQASPCSVTKFSIPGRTRHSNTAAAAHASPLPHTTTCSTLTLAHPPSPLPAPPSPLPTCLMPPHSVPLTLILSSTPRPPPKVAPPESLSASQQSKKLWTPSQRKAPATNQS